Proteins from a genomic interval of Haemorhous mexicanus isolate bHaeMex1 chromosome Z, bHaeMex1.pri, whole genome shotgun sequence:
- the HSPB3 gene encoding heat shock protein beta-3, whose translation MLSSACSKSERRHQLIDWSVSKRHGWEKLSVTLQFPSTAGVAADISASAMAEAVVRHWVETPVRYQEQFVDQELEAHKLNHLLYALPGPATAAPSDRRCATESTAGAGKRSQEEENTHFQVLLDVVQFRPEDIIIQTFEGWLLIKAQHGPRMDEHGFISRSFTRQYKLPDGVENKDLSALFCHDGILVVEMKNSVEKN comes from the coding sequence ATGTTAAGCTCTGCCTGTTCTAAAAGTGAAAGGCGACATCAACTGATAGACTGGTCTGTGAGTAAGAGACACGGCTGGGAAAAGCTCAGTGTGACTCTGCAgtttcccagcacagcaggagtaGCAGCTGATATCTCTGCCTCAGCAATGGCAGAAGCTGTCGTAAGACATTGGGTGGAAACTCCTGTACGCTACCAGGAGCAGTTTGTGGACCAAGAGCTGGAAGCACACAAACTGAATCACCTCTTATATGCTTTGCCGGGCCCTGCCACCGCTGCACCGAGCGACCGAAGGTGTGCCACAGAAAGCACGGCTGGGGCCGGGAAGCGCagccaggaggaggaaaacacaCACTTTCAGGTCTTGCTGGATGTTGTGCAGTTCCGCCCCGAAGATATCATTATCCAGACTTTCGAAGGCTGGCTCCTGATTAAAGCTCAGCACGGACCCAGGATGGACGAGCATGGTTTCATATCCAGAAGCTTCACCAGACAATACAAATTACCCGATGGAGTGGAGAACAAAGACTTGTCTGCACTTTTCTGCCATGATGGCATTTTGGTTGTTGAAATGAAGAACTCAGTGGAAAAGAATTAG